A part of Microbulbifer sp. MI-G genomic DNA contains:
- a CDS encoding RNA-binding S4 domain-containing protein: protein MEKLRIDKWLWAARFFKTRTLAKQAIEGGKIHIGGQRVKASREITVGTNLSIRQGWDLVEVAVTALCDRRRDAEFARTLYRETEHSIARRGRERAERQAANAGVQRQRPNKKQRRQIHRFLREQE, encoded by the coding sequence ATGGAAAAACTCCGCATCGACAAGTGGCTCTGGGCCGCGCGTTTTTTCAAGACACGCACTCTTGCCAAACAGGCCATTGAAGGCGGCAAGATCCACATCGGTGGCCAGCGGGTCAAGGCCAGCAGGGAAATTACCGTCGGCACCAACCTGAGTATTCGTCAGGGTTGGGACCTGGTGGAAGTCGCCGTGACCGCCCTCTGCGACCGGCGTCGCGACGCTGAATTCGCCCGCACGCTGTACCGGGAAACCGAACACAGCATCGCTCGACGCGGGCGGGAGCGCGCTGAACGCCAGGCCGCCAACGCGGGTGTCCAGCGCCAGCGCCCCAATAAAAAACAGCGCCGCCAAATCCACCGTTTCCTGCGGGAGCAGGAATAG
- the yrfG gene encoding GMP/IMP nucleotidase, producing the protein MLDWRSIDTVLLDMDGTLLDLHYDNHFWFDHLPKRYAQVHGLDLQRARYQLQREIDARRGTLEWYCLDFWAKTLELDILAILREIEERIALRPHTEAFLHCLQQLHKPTFLVTNAHRQGLSHKLEITGIGSWFDGIISSHDYGYAKESSRFWHTLHRALDFDPLRTLLVDDNQSVLAAAQAYGIAHLLCIRQPDSRRPSREITDFEAIHHFDEIMAVRHSAQPRQPKCTKY; encoded by the coding sequence ATGCTCGACTGGCGAAGTATCGATACCGTATTGCTGGACATGGACGGCACCCTGCTGGATTTGCACTACGACAACCACTTCTGGTTCGACCACCTGCCCAAGCGCTATGCGCAGGTGCACGGTCTGGATTTACAGCGCGCGAGATACCAACTGCAGCGGGAAATCGACGCGCGCCGCGGCACCCTGGAGTGGTACTGCCTGGATTTCTGGGCCAAGACCCTGGAGCTGGACATCCTGGCAATTCTGCGCGAGATTGAAGAGCGCATTGCCCTGCGCCCCCATACAGAAGCCTTTCTGCACTGCCTGCAGCAGTTGCACAAGCCCACCTTTCTGGTCACCAACGCCCACCGCCAGGGCCTCAGCCACAAGCTGGAAATTACCGGCATTGGCAGCTGGTTTGACGGCATCATCTCCTCCCACGACTACGGGTACGCCAAAGAGAGCAGCCGCTTCTGGCATACACTGCACAGAGCCCTGGACTTCGATCCACTGCGTACCCTGCTTGTGGATGATAACCAGAGTGTGCTGGCTGCCGCACAGGCCTACGGTATCGCTCACTTGTTGTGTATCCGCCAGCCCGACAGCCGCAGACCCAGTCGGGAAATTACCGATTTTGAAGCCATTCACCACTTTGACGAGATTATGGCGGTGAGGCACAGCGCACAGCCCCGACAGCCAAAGTGCACGAAATACTGA
- a CDS encoding lysoplasmalogenase has protein sequence MPSKVLPNTPAAQPQHFLPAAFIGTAALFILLEGLGIQGLWMASLKALPIAILGAIALRQLRGPTRALTLAALAFSALGDVLLEMDFPNQFIAGLGAFLLAQLIYAGNFLRSADFRNRRSLLRAVPVLVAAFLLARLILPASADLAPAVLLYLLAIVVMALGAAAHRGDSALLFGGAVTFMVSDTLIALNRFIAPIPLADTAIMLTYYSAQFFILYGIRRTQA, from the coding sequence ATGCCATCCAAAGTTCTCCCCAACACCCCTGCGGCACAACCGCAGCACTTTTTGCCCGCCGCGTTTATCGGCACTGCTGCGCTTTTTATATTGCTGGAGGGCCTCGGTATCCAAGGACTGTGGATGGCCTCCCTCAAAGCTTTGCCTATCGCCATCCTGGGGGCCATCGCCCTGCGCCAGCTGCGGGGACCTACCCGCGCCCTGACCCTGGCGGCACTGGCGTTCTCGGCACTCGGTGATGTCCTGCTGGAGATGGATTTTCCCAATCAGTTTATTGCTGGACTCGGTGCCTTTTTGCTGGCTCAGCTGATTTATGCCGGCAACTTCCTGCGCAGCGCCGACTTTCGCAACCGGCGCAGTCTGTTGCGTGCCGTCCCTGTACTGGTCGCCGCATTCCTGCTGGCACGCCTGATCCTTCCCGCAAGTGCGGATCTGGCGCCGGCAGTGCTGTTGTACCTGCTGGCCATCGTGGTTATGGCGCTGGGGGCCGCTGCCCACCGTGGGGATTCCGCCCTGCTTTTTGGCGGAGCCGTCACCTTTATGGTGTCCGATACCCTGATTGCACTGAACAGGTTTATTGCCCCCATACCCCTTGCCGATACAGCGATTATGCTCACCTATTACAGTGCACAATTTTTCATCCTGTACGGCATCCGCCGCACCCAGGCATAA
- the cysK gene encoding cysteine synthase A — MKAANILETIGNTPHVRINHLFRPDIEVWMKVERFNPGSSIKDRIALAMIEDAERRGALRPGGIIIEPTSGNTGIGLAMVAAVKGYRLILTMPESMSLERRQVMKAMGAELVLTPRERGMGGAIEQAEALRAQHDNSWMPQQFSNRANAQVHRETTAREILTDFPDGLDYLITGVGTGGHITGCGEVLKMAFPKLQVYAVEPEKSPVISGGEKGLHRLQGIGAGFIPEVLNTEVLDGTILVSEEDSFELTRQCAVKEGIFVGISSGASLAALKRREGEFAPGSRVLVFSYDSGERYLSVKDLFSA; from the coding sequence ATGAAAGCAGCGAATATTCTCGAAACCATTGGCAATACCCCGCATGTAAGAATCAACCATCTGTTCCGCCCCGATATCGAGGTGTGGATGAAAGTGGAGCGTTTTAACCCGGGCAGCAGTATCAAGGATCGTATTGCCCTCGCCATGATCGAGGATGCGGAGCGTCGCGGTGCCCTGCGCCCCGGTGGCATTATTATTGAGCCGACCTCCGGCAACACCGGGATCGGCCTGGCGATGGTGGCAGCGGTAAAGGGCTACCGCCTGATTCTCACCATGCCGGAGTCCATGTCCCTGGAGCGCCGCCAGGTGATGAAGGCGATGGGTGCGGAGCTGGTGCTTACACCCAGGGAACGGGGCATGGGTGGCGCTATTGAGCAGGCCGAAGCGCTCAGAGCGCAGCATGATAATAGCTGGATGCCCCAGCAGTTTAGTAACCGCGCCAATGCCCAGGTACACCGGGAAACCACCGCCAGGGAAATTCTGACGGATTTTCCCGACGGGCTCGACTATCTGATCACTGGGGTCGGTACCGGCGGGCATATCACCGGTTGCGGCGAAGTGCTGAAGATGGCCTTTCCCAAATTGCAGGTGTATGCGGTGGAGCCGGAAAAATCCCCGGTGATCAGTGGGGGTGAGAAGGGGTTGCATCGTTTGCAGGGAATTGGTGCCGGCTTTATTCCGGAGGTACTCAACACCGAAGTTCTCGACGGCACCATTCTGGTGAGTGAGGAGGACAGCTTCGAACTGACACGCCAGTGTGCTGTAAAGGAGGGCATTTTTGTGGGTATCTCCTCCGGCGCCAGCCTGGCCGCGTTGAAACGGCGCGAAGGGGAGTTTGCTCCCGGCAGTCGCGTATTGGTGTTCAGTTACGATAGCGGCGAGCGCTACCTGTCCGTTAAAGATCTTTTCTCCGCCTGA
- the cysQ gene encoding 3'(2'),5'-bisphosphate nucleotidase CysQ, with the protein MDKAILEQVIAICTDAGAAILDIYHSSAELQVDTKPDDSPVTAADLAAHKVLAPALAQILEGVPVLSEEQAIPPFAERSQWQRYWIVDPLDGTKEFIRRTGEFTVNVALVENGKPVMGVVHVPVLGITYAGCSDIGAFKRTASGDVAIHVRSLGPRLESGEPVALVASRSHGAGVVDQLVERIESRLGTVECKNMGSSLKLCLVAEGAADLYPRLAPTCEWDTAAAQAVVEAAGGVVVDDQFRLLRYNRKDSLLNPFFFVIGDKSFDWRDLLVTDPPVH; encoded by the coding sequence ATGGACAAGGCGATATTGGAACAGGTGATTGCTATCTGCACCGATGCTGGTGCGGCAATCCTGGATATCTATCACAGCAGTGCCGAGCTGCAAGTGGACACCAAGCCGGATGATTCACCGGTAACAGCGGCAGACCTGGCCGCACATAAGGTCCTGGCCCCGGCCCTGGCACAGATCCTCGAAGGCGTGCCGGTACTGTCGGAGGAGCAGGCCATCCCCCCTTTTGCAGAGCGCAGCCAGTGGCAACGCTATTGGATTGTCGACCCTCTCGACGGTACCAAGGAGTTTATTCGCCGCACCGGAGAATTTACCGTGAATGTGGCACTTGTTGAAAATGGCAAGCCGGTGATGGGTGTGGTACATGTGCCGGTTCTGGGGATCACCTATGCCGGTTGCAGTGACATTGGCGCTTTTAAGCGCACGGCGTCCGGTGATGTGGCAATCCATGTGCGCTCACTTGGGCCTCGCCTGGAGTCCGGTGAGCCCGTGGCACTGGTGGCCAGCCGCAGCCATGGCGCTGGCGTGGTAGATCAACTGGTGGAGCGTATCGAGTCCAGGCTGGGCACTGTCGAATGTAAAAATATGGGCAGCTCCCTGAAATTGTGCCTGGTGGCAGAAGGTGCCGCGGACCTCTACCCGCGACTGGCGCCCACTTGCGAGTGGGATACCGCCGCAGCCCAGGCAGTGGTCGAGGCCGCCGGTGGTGTTGTAGTCGACGACCAGTTCCGACTGCTGCGTTACAATCGCAAGGACTCACTGCTCAACCCGTTTTTCTTTGTGATCGGCGATAAGTCTTTCGACTGGCGGGATTTGCTCGTGACCGACCCCCCGGTGCACTAG
- a CDS encoding type II toxin-antitoxin system HicB family antitoxin, whose protein sequence is MRYPVVLHNIEHAGFGAIAPDLPHCHCHAETLDDTLQKMAETMFQRLEDLRLAGQPMPRPQAVDTLRENPAFAGGIWAIIDVASA, encoded by the coding sequence ATGCGCTATCCGGTCGTGCTCCACAATATTGAACATGCCGGCTTTGGTGCCATAGCACCGGACCTGCCGCATTGTCATTGCCATGCTGAAACTCTGGATGACACCTTGCAAAAAATGGCGGAAACCATGTTTCAGCGCCTAGAGGACCTGCGCCTGGCCGGGCAGCCAATGCCCAGGCCACAGGCGGTGGATACCCTGCGGGAAAACCCGGCATTTGCCGGTGGTATCTGGGCCATTATCGATGTGGCGAGTGCCTAG
- a CDS encoding outer membrane beta-barrel protein: MKRTLGALALLLPATVNALEWNNPFEGIRTGEYRVIATLGLGNGELRINNNRDFFAYASVGITPAVGVWQVELRGSRFDDSHIRVNQVGLNFKVDFTLNCYVQCLYWMVGWNYADIDLNDVRKHGYWYHRKKDWHYPVENWYYDGRYIHLLNPSGSDSFWNLGIGYRFMWTRDFDTSIEYNYNNIGSVHRVDLGHLRTLTVNFSYRF; this comes from the coding sequence ATGAAGAGAACTTTGGGTGCCCTGGCCCTGTTGCTGCCCGCCACGGTGAATGCCCTGGAGTGGAATAATCCCTTCGAGGGTATACGCACCGGTGAGTACCGGGTTATCGCGACCCTCGGTCTGGGCAATGGGGAACTACGGATCAATAACAACCGGGATTTTTTCGCTTATGCCAGCGTGGGCATTACCCCGGCAGTGGGTGTCTGGCAGGTGGAGTTGCGCGGTTCGCGCTTTGACGACAGCCACATAAGGGTCAACCAGGTAGGGTTGAACTTCAAGGTGGATTTTACCCTGAATTGCTATGTACAGTGCCTTTACTGGATGGTCGGCTGGAACTATGCCGATATCGACCTCAACGATGTCCGCAAGCACGGCTACTGGTACCACAGGAAGAAGGACTGGCACTACCCTGTGGAAAACTGGTATTACGATGGCCGCTATATCCATCTGCTCAACCCCAGCGGCAGTGACAGTTTCTGGAATTTGGGAATCGGTTACCGCTTTATGTGGACGCGGGATTTTGATACCTCTATTGAATACAATTATAACAATATCGGCTCCGTTCACCGGGTGGATTTGGGCCACCTGCGTACACTCACCGTCAACTTCTCCTACCGGTTTTAG